One Formosa agariphila KMM 3901 genomic window, TTTCTTCAATTCCAATTCCGTTATCAGATACCGTTATCTTTACAACATTATCATGCAAAGATACATGTGCTACTATTTTAGGAACACGATCTTCTGGAATGGCTTGAATAGCATTTTTAACCAGATTAGTAACAATTCTTATCAATTGCGTTTTATCGAATGTTGCAATAATTTCTTCCCGTTCGGCAAGAAAAACAATATAGTCTTTATTAAAAATATCTAAAGCAAGTCGAACAGTATTTACCACATTAAGCGTTTCGTTTTACTGAGCTGGCATATTTGCAAAATTAGAGAATGCCGATGCTATAGACGACATGGTATCGATTTGCTGAATTAACGTTTCGGAATACTCTTCTACTTTTTGATGAATATTAGGATCGTCTGGACTAAACTTACGTTGAAAATTCTGAACACTTAATCGCATAGGTGTCAACGGATTTTTAATTTCGTGTGCGACTTGTTTTGCCATTTCACGCCAAGCTTCTTCACGCTCACTTTTTGCTAATTGCTGTGCGCTATCTTCCAATTGGTCAATCATACTATTATACGATTGCACTAAAGTAGAAATTTCTTCACTAGCATCTTCAACCTCAATACGGGCATTACGTTTTTCTAAAGTAGTTGAGTTAATTTTATCGCTAATAGTCTTAATCGATTTGGTAATATAATTTGCCAAAAAGAAGGCTATGGCCGAAGCAAGCACTAGCATAAATAAATATGCATAACTAATACGCTCTAAAAATTCGTCTAATTCTTTAGCTAAAAAATCGTCATCTTCAAGATATGGTAAATTTAAAATGGCCAACGGTTTAAATTTATTATCCGTGATATAGGAATACGATGATTGAAACACAACATGATTCTCATTTCGCTGTTCTACATAGGTATGTTTTGCTGTATTAGACAGTGCATTTAAAACATTTGCCTTAATACATTTTGGCACAGAATCTTGTGCGAATCCGGCACGAGAAGAAGTTAAAATAGATCCATCTAAATCGTAAATATTAATTTCTAAGTTATGAATATTCGCAATTTCGTAAATCTTATCTTTAAAAATGTAAGGGATTTTTTCAGTTTTAACCTCGAAAGAAGTCTGTTTGATTACAAAATTAATATGTGCTTTTATATTCTTTTCTTTACGCTCTAAGCGTTGCTGGTGGTAATCGATAGCTTCTTCTCCATATTGATAAATGGCAACACCTACAATTAAAATTGAAGCCAATACCACTACAAATAACATAGCGATAAAAATACGGAGCCGTAAAGAAATTTTTTTAAGTTTCATGAATTAGTATGCCCTCAATAATCAAGCCAATGATCTAGGCATTGGGGTTTTTAGCACGAATACGTTTATAAACCTTAAAACCTAACATAATTAGTACACCCAACACAAAGATTCCGACGATACCAAAGATCCAATCGAAACTACTTTTTAAGATTACCAAAAACACAACGGCAAAAAGTATAAAGGTCGCTCCTTCGTTCCATAGCCTCATATAACTAGAGGTTTTTCTAACATCATCGCGTTGTAATTGTTTAAAATACTGATGTGTTTTTAAATGATAACCAATTAATAAAACCACAAATCCCAATTTTACATGCATCCATGGTTGTAGCAACCATTCAGGCATAAGAATAAGTAACCAAATTGCAAAAATTGTAGCTAAAATAGCAGATGGCCAAGTAATAATATACCACAAGCGCTTCGTCATTAACTTTAATTGTTCGCCCAAAATTTCTTTATCCGGAGACGGTTTATGAAAAGATTCTATTTGATATACAAACAATCGTGGAATATAAAAAAGACCTGCAAACCAGGTGATAACAAAAATAAGATGAAGCGATTTTATATAGTTGTAATATTCCATATTTATATGTTAAGCCGTCTTTGTACTTCTTTTAACTAAATCTGTTTTAATTTCACGGTTTAAAAAATAACCTGTGACGATGGTCGATAACACATCGGAAATTGGAAACGACATCCAAACACCTAATTCTCCAAAAAACTTCGGTAAAATTAAAATTAAAGGAATAAAGAAAAAACCTTGACGCGTTAATGTTAGTAATAATGCAGGCTTAGCTTTACCAATGGCCTGAAAATAGGCTGCTCCTATTAATTGCAACGCAATAATTGGGGTGGCGGCAAAAACCCAACGCATAGCAGATGGTGTTTGCTTTAACACTTCGGGATCCTGTGTAAACATTTTTGTGATGGTTTCTGGAAAAGCCATGAGTAAAATAAAAACTATAGTTGCTAGAATCGCTGCATATTTAATAGCTGTATAAATAGATTCACGAACACGATCGTATTGTTCGGCACCATAATTATACCCAGCAATAGGCAAGAATCCTTGTGTGACTCCAAATACAGGAAATAAAGCAAACATAAGCATACGCCCAACAATGGCATAAGCAGTAACAGACACTTCTCCTCCTAAATGGAATAATATGTTATTCATAAATAAATAAGTAACACTTACAACCGCTTGACGGGCTAACGTTACAAAACCAAGTGATCCTATTTCAGAAATAGTTTCCCATTTTAATCGTAAGTACGACCAGTCGATTTTTAAAGTAGAATTATCTGAAAAGAAATACCATAGCACAAACACAAATCCAATAAAATTTGAACCTGTTGTTGCCCAAGCCGCTCCAGCCATTCCCATATCTAGCGTATGGATGAATATATAATCGAAAATAAGATTCCCTACAGAAGGAATCATCATAGAGTACATTGCAAATTTAGGATTCCCCTCTGCACGCATAACATTGTTACCCATCATAGAAAACCCTAAGAAAGGAACCCCATACATAACAATATTATAATACGTTTTAGCGGGCTCAAAAATATCGCCTTTACCACCAAAGGCTGAAATAATTTCGTCATTAAAAAATAACCCCAAGGTTACAAAAGAAGTGATAAGTATGAGCGTTAAGGTAATCTGGTTTCCAAAAACATCTAAAGCTTTTTCTTTATTATTAGCTCCTAACGCTCTAGAAATAATAGATGACCCACCTATACCAATAGACATCCCTAAGGCTGCTATAAAAAAGGATACAGGCAAAACCACATTTATGGCTGCAATTGCAATAGAGCCAATCCAGTTTCCAACGAAAATAGTATCTACAAGTACATTTAGGGACATGACTAAAATCCCAATAGATGCAGGTACAGACTGCTTAATTAAAAGTTGACTAATGGGTTTTGTTCCTAAATCTACAGATACTTTTTCTCTCATACTTATGCAATAATAACCTTATTTAGCCCAATTGTTTATCCATTTCCCTAACAACGCAGACCAAGAATCGTCATCGTTTAAACAAGGTACTGTGGTAAATTCTTTTCCGCCTACTTCATGAAAAAGTTCTTGACCTTCCATTGCAATTTCTTCTAATGTCTCCAAACAATCGCTAACAAAAGCAGGTGTTATTATTGCCATATTTTTAACTCCAGCTAATCCCAATCTTTCAATGGTTCTATCTGTATACGGTTGTAACCACGGATCAAACCCTAATCTAGATTGAAACGAGGTTGAAAATGCTCCTTCTTCTAAACCAAGTTTTTCTGCAACCAATCGCGTAACCTCTAAACATTGGTGTTTATAACAAAATTCGTGTGCTTTAGACGGGGTTACACAACAAGACCCATCTATTTTACAATGCGATTTTGTAACGTCACTTTTTCTAATGTGTCGCTCTGGAATACCATGATAAGAAAACAATATATGATCGTATGTTTTTCCACCAAGATGACGCTTTACAGAGTCACTTAACACTTCAATATAATCTGGTTTATTATAGAAAGCAGGTAAATGATCTATTTTAACATTCGGAAAATGTTCTTGGCGTAGCTCTTCAGTTAAAACTAAAATAGTTTCTGTAGTTGCCATAGCAAATTGAGGGTACAATGGAATTAAGAAAACCTCATCTACACCTTGATCTACCAACTCCTGAATTCCCTTTTTAATGGTCATAGAACCATAACGCATAGCTAATGCTACAGGATAATCTACTTCCTTTTGCACTTTAGCTTTAAGGCGTTCCGAAATCACTATTAATGGAGACCCTTCGTCCCACCATATTTTTTTATATGCAGCAGCAGAAGCTTTTGGTCGTGTTTTTAAAATTATACCTTTTACTAGTGCTGTTCTAGCTATTAGAGGAATATCTATAACACGTTCGTCCATTAGAAACTCTCCTAAATATTTTTTTACATCCTGCGGACTAGGACTCTCTGGAGAGCCTAAGTTAACAAGTAAAACTCCTTTTTTCATTTTACAAAAGTACAATAGAAATTACGATCCTACCACATTCTAATCATAGTATTATCTTATCAACTATTCAATCAAATTGATTATTAGGACTCTTGTATATCAAAAAAATTACATACTCTTAATTCTATTTTTTTCTTGCTGATGATGTATCGAACGGTCTTCATTAGCATTACAATCTTGAAAAATGCCACAAGATTTACCTAATCGTACTAACGATTTAGTATTCGAATCTTTCGACCAAGCTTCTATTTCTGGAGATAAATATGTCATAACAATCAACTTTTTTACATCTGTAAAACTAAAGGAAGAAGTTTATTACAGCGTTAAGACGATGTTACATACGGAATAAGAAATGATAGGACAACACGTTTAAAATTCTTAATAAGATAACATGCACCACATGATACATTATAATCTTATAACTCTGAATTAAAAATTAGATGATTGAAAAATTACACTTCGTAATTTAATACCCTTATTGTTTTTTAGATGAAGATTCTTTTTGCTGTTTCTTAACGGGAATAACTTCGTTTGCATTACAATCCTGAAAAATGCCACAAGACACTCCGGGTCTTACTAACGATTTTGATTCAGATTGTTTCGACCAAGCTTCTATTTCTGGAGATAAATATGTCATACTAAAAGATTTAAGACATCTTAAATATAGTGAATAAAATTAGTCTAAACAATACCGTATGCCTCCTAAAAGATGCATTCTAAAGTTTGGGTCTGAATAAGCCTCAATGGTATGACCGAGCCCCGTATAAAACGAACGTCCGCCATCAAATTCCTGACACCACGCTATAGGATGATAATCCCCATTTTCTCCACCTGCATAAGAGGTTTCATCTAGCATAATAAGCGGATTTATAGCGTCGCTTATGTTTTTAAAATTATACCATTCATCAAAATGTTTCCAATTGGCATCTAAATGTTGTGTTGCTTCATGATTGGTGTTCACAATCTTTAAATTTGCCTGAGATTGCTCTGGATGACTAATAAAATATGCACCAACAAGCTTACCATACCATGGCCAGTCGTACTCGGTATCTGTAGCAGAATGCACACCTAGAAAACTTCCTCCATTATTAATAAATGCTTTAAAAGCGTCTTGTTGTTTTTCATTTAAAACATTACCCGTAGTATTTAAAAAGATTACAAGTTTATATCTCAATAAATTTTCTGAGTTAAATACCTCTGAATTTTCTGTATGTGTAATCGCAAAACCATGTTCTGTACCCAATGCTGTTAATGTTTTTACACCAACTTCAATAGATTTATGCCTAAATCCTTCTGTTTTAGAGAACACCAACACTTGATCTATATTCTGAGCAACAACAGAACCACAAGAAAACAGCAAAACGATTAATAATTTCATACCTAATTAATTGATTGTAAATATTTTTTTGGAGTAGTTCCGTACTTCTTCTTAAAGGCAGCAATAAAGTGACTTGAAGTACTATAGCCCACTTTTAACCCCACTTCATTTACATTAAAACCTCCTGTTTCTAGCAGCTTTCTAGCTTCTTCCATTTTATAGTCGAATAAAAAACTAAAAACCGAATCTCCATAAATTTGTTTAAATCCTTCTTTAAGTTTCTTAAGACTTAAACCAATCTCGTCTGCCAATTCCTGTAAACTAGGCGGCTCTGCCATTCTAGAAATAATAATATCTTTTGCTTTTCTAATTTTAATCACATTGGTTTCGTCTACTAAAAACGGACATTGTTCAACATTAGCATCTTCACTCCTATTAAAATACAAGCTCAACAACTCGAAAGTCTTTCCTTTAAAATAAAGATTTTTAATAGATTCGTTTAAATTGTAATGCATGATTTGCGTTAAAACAATAGCCATAGACGGAGAAATTTTCCCGTCTTTATAATATTTCTTATCCTTATTATCATCGCTTAAAAACGTAACATAATCGGCTTCCTGAGAAAACAAGCCATGAAACTCTTTAATAGAAATTAAAATAGTAACCAACCATGAGTTAGGATTAACCTCTAAATGAATTGGTAAATCTTGCTGCGGATTATAAAGTAGCAATGAATTCTCTTCGTTAATATTTAACGTATAGCTTCCTTTATTGAATTTGAATGCTGAAGAACCTTTTAAACAAAAATGAAATTGAATAACACTACTGTCTATATGTTTCTCTACAACATCTACTCCAAGACCTTCATTTTGATAGGTTAAGACAGAAAAACCCTGATCTATAATGGTTTCCTTAAATGTTCCTTCAGCGTTATTTTTTTGTTCCATTTTTCTAAAATTTAAATCGCATTTATTTAGATTCACTCTAAACTAATTACAACAATAACGTTGTAAGCCCCGTAAAAGTATAATATTTATTAGATTTGATTCGATAATTGAATTAAAAAACCCGAAACGACACTAAAAGTTCTTTCAGCGTTACTTTTTTACAATTAGGCACTATACATTTGTTCTGAATTTCCAACTAATATAATAAATGAATCAAAATCACGGATCTAGAGGCACTTACTTTTACGCCATTGGATTAAGTTATAAAAAAGCAGACGCTGAGATTAGAGGACATTTTAGTCTTGATGAAGAATCAAAACTAAATCTTTTAAACCAAGCGAAAGAAAATGGTATTGATAGCTTGATTGTAACTTCTACTTGTAACAGAACCGAGATTTATGGTTTTGCAGAGCATCCATTTCAACTTATTAAATTATTGTGCGATAACACTAAAGGAACTGTTGATGAATTTCAGCAAGTGGCCTATGTTTATAAAAGTAGCGAAGCAGTTTCTCATATGTTTCGCGTGGGTTCTGGATTGGATAGTCAGATTCTAGGAGATTTCGAAATTATCAGTCAGCTTAAAAAAAGTGCAAGAGTCTCTAAAAAATTAGGTTTGCTTAACACCTTTTTAGAGCGCCTAGTAAGTATGGTTACTCAAGCGAGTAAACGTATTAAAACCGAAACCGAAATTTCTTCGGGTGCAACATCTGTATCTTTTGCATCTGTACATTATATATTAAATAACGTTCCTGAAGTTTCTAATAAAAATATTTTACTTTTTGGAACTGGAAAAATTGGTAGAAACACCTGCGAGAATTTAGTTAAACACACTAAAAATGAGCAAATCACTTTAATTAACAGAACAAAAGATAAGGCAGAACGAATTGCTGGAAAATTTAATCTTTTAGTTAAAGATTACGCCAACTTACAAGAAGAAATAAATAATTCTGATGTTTTAGTCGTTGCTACCGGAGCCCAAAACCCAACGGTAGACAAGCATTTAATACAGACTAAAAAGCCTTTACTAATTTTAGACTTATCGATTCCGAAGAACGTTCATGAAAATGTTACGGAATTAGAAGGTGTGTCTTTAATTCATCTAGACCACTTGTCTCAGATTACCGACGAAACTTTAGAAAAAAGAAAAACACATATTCCTGTTGCCGAAACCATAATTGAAGACGTTAAAAAAGAATTTAACGATTGGTTAGAAACACGAAAGTTTGCCCCTACAATAAAAGCATTAAAGAATAAATTATTAGACTTTAAATCGGCTGAACTAGATGTGCAACGTAAAAAAATATCTGATTTTAACGAAGCACAAGCTGAGCTGATAAGCAATAATATTATTCAGAAGATAACAAATCATTTTGCGCATCACTTAAAAGATGAAGATTTTTCGACTAACGAAAGTCTTGAACTTATAAAAAAAGTGTTTCAGCTAGAAACATCATCAAATGCATAAAACTATTCGCATTGGCACAAGAGACAGTCAGTTAGCTCTTTGGCAAGCACATACCGTTCAACAACGACTTGAAGATTTAGGATATGCTACAGAAATTGTTGCTGTAAAATCTACAGGCGATTTAATCTTAGATAAACCGCTTTACGAATTAGGGATTACTGGTATTTTTACCAAAACCTTAGATGTTGCTATGTTAAATGGTACCGTAGATATTGCTGTGCATTCTATGAAAGATGTACCAACCTTATTACCACAAGGTATAATTCAGACTGCTGTTTTAGAACGCGCCAATGTAAACGACATCTTAGTACATAAAGGCTTAGATTTTTTGAATGCAGAAGGCACTGTAGCCACTGGTAGTTTAAGACGAAAGGCGCAATGGTTAAACAGATACCCAAATCATAAAGTTGATGATTTAAGAGGAAACGTAATTACGCGACTTCAAAAATTAGAAGACAACCCTTGGAATGCTGCTGTATTTGCAAAGGCTGGCTTAGAACGTATAAATGTTCTTCCAGAACACTACATCGAGTTAGACTGGATGATTCCTGCTCCGGCTCAAGGCGCTATGGTTGTTGTAACTTTAGAAAAAGACAAAGACATTACAGAGGCGGTTTCAAAATTAAATGACACACCTACAGATATTTGTACACATGTAGAACGTGAATTTTTACGTATATTAGAAGCTGGTTGCACGGCTCCAATTGGAGGCCTTGCAACAATAACCAATGACACTATAGCTTTTACAGGTATTTTACTTGCATTAGACGGCAGTAAAAAATTAAGTATCTCCAAAACAGATTTGCTTTCAAATTATAAAGGATTTGGAAAACGCTGCGCTTTAGAACTCATTGAAAAAGGTGGAAAAGAACTGATGGATTCAATTAAAAAAGAAATGAATTCGTAAAAAACTCAAAAAATAATGAAGCTTAAAACGTTGCAAAACCTATATCGTTTTACAGATATTCTCATTTTATTTTTTTTAATATTTGATTTTGGCTTCACCCTTGAAGATGAATACAAACCTCTAAGAGTTCCTGTTTACACATCTATTCTTTTACTTTTAATTACGTTTAATACGTTTAAATTTTTTCAGTATTCTAAAAGCGACCCTATTAGAAAAACGGTTAAATTTAACATCGGGATTTTAGTAACCACACTAGTTGCAGCATCTACAGCATACTATTTAAATCAACACTTACCTCCTATCGAGCAACTTATGAGACCCAAAGTTATTTTTGAGCTAGGCTTGTTCTTTTACCTTTTAATGCGCTTAACATTTCTTATAAAATATATTTACAAGATATATTTCAACCCCGCGATACTTTTTGCAGGAAGCTTTTTTTTACTAATTCTTATGGGCGCTTTATTACTTATGCTCCCTAAAGTAACTGTTAACGGCATTTCCTTTTTAGATGCCTTATTTACCGCAACGAGTGCCATTTGCGTAACAGGTCTTGCTGTACTCGATACTGGTAAAGATTTTACCCAATTAGGGCAAACGCTAATTGTTATATTAATTCAAATAGGTGGTTTAGGGATTCTAACATTTACATCTTTTTTTGCGTACTTCTTTAAAGAGAACTCTTCATTTAGAGAGAGTATGTATCTAAAAGATTATACCTCTACAGAAAATTTACAAGACGTTTTTAAAATTGGAGCTCAAATTGTAGGGATTACACTCGGGATAGAATTAATTGGAGCAATCTTAATTTACACCTCTATAGATTCGATTACCACCATAGAAAACAAAGTTTTCTTTTCTATATTTCACTCCATCTCTGCGTTCTGTAATGCTGGATTCTCAACCTCGTCTTCAAGTTTTTACGAACCAAGTTTACGCTACGATTATTCGCTACAATGGGTACTTATGTTGCTTATAATTATAGGCGGAATTGGGTACAGCTTTATATTTAATTCATACTCATATTTAAAACGTAGTTTTTTAAATCTATTTAGAACAAAAAACAAAGTTTCAAGAACTGTACGCGTATTTACCTTGAACTCTAAAATCACGATTGTAACGACTAGTGTTTTATTAATCTTCGGGTTTATCTTTTTCTATTTCGCCGAAACTAATTTTAGTTTACAAGACCACGATTCTGTTTTCGGAAAAATTACAACTGCCATGTTCTCTTCGGTTACACCAAGAACTGCCGGGTTTAACACTGTAGACTACGGTCAAATTGCAACACCATCGTTATTAATTGTTATTTTTTTAATGTGGATTGGTGCTTCACCTGGATCTACCGGTGGAGGTATTAAAACAAGTACCTTTGCTATTGCTTCTTTAAATATATTTGCAACGGCAAGAGGAAAAAAACGTATAGAAATTAACACAAGAGAAATTTCTAGCAGCACCGTAAACCGTGCATTTTCTATTATTTTTATTTCTTTAATGACCATAGGAACAGCAATATTATTACTCTTGTTTTTTGAACCCGAAAAAGATTTACTAGCCATTGCTTTTGAGTGTTTTTCTGCTTACAGTACGTCAGGATTAAGTATGAATCTTACACCTACTTTAAGCGACCCTAGCAAATATGTTATTATTGCCGTTATGTTTGTAGGGCGAATTGGATTGTTAAACTTGCTATTTGGAATGTTAGGGCAAGTCGAACAAAAGTTTTATCAATATCCACAAGAAAATATTTTAATCAACTAAGTTATAATTGAAATGAAAATCATCATTTTTGGTCTCGGAAATTTCGGAATGTCTCTAGCGCTAAGCCTTACAGAAACAGGTAATGAAGTGGTTGGAATAGACAAAAACATGGACAAGGTAAATATTGTAAAAGATAAAATTGCACACAGTATTTGCTTAGATTCTACTAACGAATTGGCTTATCAGGCACTTCCAATAAAACAAACAGATATTGCTGTTGTTGCTATTGGCGAAAATGAAGGTGCAGCAATTATTACTACAGCAATTATAAAAAAACTAACAACAGGAAAAGTTATTAGTCGCTCGTTATCGCCTATACACGATACCGTTTTGCAAGCCATGGGAATTACATCTATAGTACACCCCGAGCAAGAAGCAGCACTTAAACTAACCAATAAAATAAATCTTAAAAATATAGTTGACAGTTTTAAAATTGATGAAAAATATTCGATTTCAGAAATAAAAACACCTGCAGAATTTGTAGGGAAATCCATTCTAGATTTAGAAATTAGATCTAGATATAAATTAAATATAGTTACTATTCTTCGTAAAAAAGAAAAGACCAATTTAATAGGGAATACCACAGTTATAAAAGAAGTTATTGGTATTCCTAGTGCCGAAACAGTTATCCAAGACAACGATATTTTAGTTGTTTTTGGTTCGGATGATGATATTTCTAAAATTTGTGATAAAAATTAACAATGCCACTTAAATCTATCTTATCTACAAAAACGCTTCACAAAGAACACAAAGCGTTACTTACTAAAGCCAATATTCAAGTTACAGAATACAACGCCATATCCATAGATTTCGTTGATTTTGATTCTGAAATCATTGTTGAAAATGCCATCATTACTAGTCAGAATGCTGCAAAAGCAGTTATCGATAATAAAGTGGTGATTAGAAACTGTTTTTGTGTGGGCGAAAAAACCATGGCGTTTTTAGAAGAACACGGACAAAACGTTTCAAAAATGAAGCTTTACGCCTCAGAATTGGCTAATTATATTGTTAAATATCATAAAAATGAAGCCTTTGTTTTTTTCTGCGGAAATTTAAGACAAGACACTTTACCAGATGCCTTAAAAGAACACAACATCGGGTTAAAAGAAATTATAGTGTATAACACACAAACCGAACCTCAAAAAATTGATGGCGAATTTGATGCGATTTTATTTTATAGTCCAAGTGGTGTCTCAAGCTATTTAACAGATAACCAGATTAGTAATGAAACTATTTTCTGCATCGGAAAAACAACTGCTGCAGCTTTACAAGAACAAACTAAAAATATAGTAATACCGTCGAGTCCTACTATAGAAAACTTACTACAAAGTGTAGTTAAATACTCAAAAAAATCATGATTAAAAACGATTTATACTTAAGAGCTTTAAAAGGAGAAACTGTAGAACGTCCTCCGGTTTGGATGATGCGTCAAGCAGGACGTTACCTTCCAGAATTTATTGCTATCCGCGAAAAATACGATTTCTTTACGCGTTGTCGCACACCTGAATTAGCGAGTGAAATTACTGTTCAACCTATCCGCAGATACGGTATGGATGCTGCTATTTTATTCAGTGACATATTAGTGATTCCGCAAGCGATGAATATCGAGGTAGAAATGAAACCTAATTTTGGTCCGTATTTACCAAATCCTGTTCGCGACCAAAGAGGTGTAGATAACGTGATTGTTCCCGATGTAAATATCGAGCTAGACTACGTTATGCAAGCCATTAAAGCGACTAAAGAATTATTAAATAACGACATTCCATTAATAGGTTTTGCGGGTTCTCCATGGACTATTTTATGTTACGTCGTGCAAGGACAAGGCAGTAAAAATTTCGATAAGGCCAAAGAATTTTGTTTTACAAATCCGATAGCAGCACATCAATTACTTCAAAAAATTACAGATACAACTATTGCGTATTTAAAAGCTAAAGTAGTTGCAGGAGTAGATGCTGTACAAATTTTCGATTCTTGGGGAGGTATGTTATCGCCAACAGATTATAAAGAGTTTTCTTGGCAATATATCGACCAAATTATTGAAGCTTTAAAAGACGATGCACCAGTGATTGCATTTGGTAAAGGGTGTTGGTTTGCACTTGGTGACATGGCTAAAAGTAATGCCGCGGCATTGGGAATAGACTGGACATGTTCTGCCCAAAACGCACGTTACTTAACAGGAGGAAACATTACACTTCAAGGAAACTTCGACCCGTCGAGATTATTATCGCCTCCT contains:
- a CDS encoding CopD family protein, with translation MEYYNYIKSLHLIFVITWFAGLFYIPRLFVYQIESFHKPSPDKEILGEQLKLMTKRLWYIITWPSAILATIFAIWLLILMPEWLLQPWMHVKLGFVVLLIGYHLKTHQYFKQLQRDDVRKTSSYMRLWNEGATFILFAVVFLVILKSSFDWIFGIVGIFVLGVLIMLGFKVYKRIRAKNPNA
- a CDS encoding MATE family efflux transporter encodes the protein MREKVSVDLGTKPISQLLIKQSVPASIGILVMSLNVLVDTIFVGNWIGSIAIAAINVVLPVSFFIAALGMSIGIGGSSIISRALGANNKEKALDVFGNQITLTLILITSFVTLGLFFNDEIISAFGGKGDIFEPAKTYYNIVMYGVPFLGFSMMGNNVMRAEGNPKFAMYSMMIPSVGNLIFDYIFIHTLDMGMAGAAWATTGSNFIGFVFVLWYFFSDNSTLKIDWSYLRLKWETISEIGSLGFVTLARQAVVSVTYLFMNNILFHLGGEVSVTAYAIVGRMLMFALFPVFGVTQGFLPIAGYNYGAEQYDRVRESIYTAIKYAAILATIVFILLMAFPETITKMFTQDPEVLKQTPSAMRWVFAATPIIALQLIGAAYFQAIGKAKPALLLTLTRQGFFFIPLILILPKFFGELGVWMSFPISDVLSTIVTGYFLNREIKTDLVKRSTKTA
- the hemH gene encoding ferrochelatase is translated as MKKGVLLVNLGSPESPSPQDVKKYLGEFLMDERVIDIPLIARTALVKGIILKTRPKASAAAYKKIWWDEGSPLIVISERLKAKVQKEVDYPVALAMRYGSMTIKKGIQELVDQGVDEVFLIPLYPQFAMATTETILVLTEELRQEHFPNVKIDHLPAFYNKPDYIEVLSDSVKRHLGGKTYDHILFSYHGIPERHIRKSDVTKSHCKIDGSCCVTPSKAHEFCYKHQCLEVTRLVAEKLGLEEGAFSTSFQSRLGFDPWLQPYTDRTIERLGLAGVKNMAIITPAFVSDCLETLEEIAMEGQELFHEVGGKEFTTVPCLNDDDSWSALLGKWINNWAK
- a CDS encoding ThuA domain-containing protein translates to MKLLIVLLFSCGSVVAQNIDQVLVFSKTEGFRHKSIEVGVKTLTALGTEHGFAITHTENSEVFNSENLLRYKLVIFLNTTGNVLNEKQQDAFKAFINNGGSFLGVHSATDTEYDWPWYGKLVGAYFISHPEQSQANLKIVNTNHEATQHLDANWKHFDEWYNFKNISDAINPLIMLDETSYAGGENGDYHPIAWCQEFDGGRSFYTGLGHTIEAYSDPNFRMHLLGGIRYCLD
- a CDS encoding helix-turn-helix transcriptional regulator → MEQKNNAEGTFKETIIDQGFSVLTYQNEGLGVDVVEKHIDSSVIQFHFCLKGSSAFKFNKGSYTLNINEENSLLLYNPQQDLPIHLEVNPNSWLVTILISIKEFHGLFSQEADYVTFLSDDNKDKKYYKDGKISPSMAIVLTQIMHYNLNESIKNLYFKGKTFELLSLYFNRSEDANVEQCPFLVDETNVIKIRKAKDIIISRMAEPPSLQELADEIGLSLKKLKEGFKQIYGDSVFSFLFDYKMEEARKLLETGGFNVNEVGLKVGYSTSSHFIAAFKKKYGTTPKKYLQSIN
- the hemA gene encoding glutamyl-tRNA reductase, with the protein product MNQNHGSRGTYFYAIGLSYKKADAEIRGHFSLDEESKLNLLNQAKENGIDSLIVTSTCNRTEIYGFAEHPFQLIKLLCDNTKGTVDEFQQVAYVYKSSEAVSHMFRVGSGLDSQILGDFEIISQLKKSARVSKKLGLLNTFLERLVSMVTQASKRIKTETEISSGATSVSFASVHYILNNVPEVSNKNILLFGTGKIGRNTCENLVKHTKNEQITLINRTKDKAERIAGKFNLLVKDYANLQEEINNSDVLVVATGAQNPTVDKHLIQTKKPLLILDLSIPKNVHENVTELEGVSLIHLDHLSQITDETLEKRKTHIPVAETIIEDVKKEFNDWLETRKFAPTIKALKNKLLDFKSAELDVQRKKISDFNEAQAELISNNIIQKITNHFAHHLKDEDFSTNESLELIKKVFQLETSSNA
- the hemC gene encoding hydroxymethylbilane synthase, whose protein sequence is MHKTIRIGTRDSQLALWQAHTVQQRLEDLGYATEIVAVKSTGDLILDKPLYELGITGIFTKTLDVAMLNGTVDIAVHSMKDVPTLLPQGIIQTAVLERANVNDILVHKGLDFLNAEGTVATGSLRRKAQWLNRYPNHKVDDLRGNVITRLQKLEDNPWNAAVFAKAGLERINVLPEHYIELDWMIPAPAQGAMVVVTLEKDKDITEAVSKLNDTPTDICTHVEREFLRILEAGCTAPIGGLATITNDTIAFTGILLALDGSKKLSISKTDLLSNYKGFGKRCALELIEKGGKELMDSIKKEMNS